The Kiloniellales bacterium genome has a window encoding:
- a CDS encoding TfuA-like protein, which translates to MTIYIFTGPTLPAEEAREELPAEYLPPVSEGDVYRVTLKKPVAIGIIDGYFENVPSVWHKEILYALSRGVHVFGASSMGALRAAELAPFGMEGVGAIFQAFRDGHLEDDDEVAVTHGPAELGYPLLSEAMVSIRRTLSDACAANVLTEASRQSLESAAKARHYRERTYGTMISDAAASGVSNAELERFRSWLPGGRVDQKREDALLMLRTMRDRFKGEPPVKQVQFHFEHTVHWDQATRLSGQGHRPGTA; encoded by the coding sequence ATGACGATCTACATCTTCACCGGGCCGACGCTGCCGGCCGAGGAGGCGAGGGAGGAGTTGCCGGCCGAGTACCTGCCGCCGGTCTCCGAAGGCGACGTGTACCGGGTCACGCTCAAGAAACCGGTGGCGATCGGGATCATCGACGGCTACTTCGAAAACGTGCCCTCGGTCTGGCACAAGGAGATCCTCTACGCCCTGAGCCGCGGGGTCCACGTCTTTGGCGCCTCGAGCATGGGTGCCCTGCGCGCCGCAGAGCTCGCGCCTTTCGGCATGGAAGGCGTGGGCGCGATCTTTCAGGCCTTTCGGGACGGCCACCTGGAGGACGACGACGAGGTTGCCGTCACCCATGGACCGGCGGAACTCGGGTATCCTTTGCTCTCCGAGGCCATGGTGTCGATCCGCCGAACCCTCTCCGATGCCTGCGCCGCCAACGTCCTGACGGAAGCCTCGCGACAGAGCCTCGAAAGCGCGGCCAAGGCCCGGCATTACCGGGAGCGGACCTACGGCACCATGATCTCGGATGCCGCCGCGTCGGGCGTGTCGAACGCCGAGCTCGAACGTTTCAGATCCTGGCTCCCCGGCGGCCGGGTCGACCAGAAGCGCGAGGATGCCTTGCTCATGCTGCGGACCATGCGCGACCGTTTCAAGGGCGAGCCGCCGGTCAAGCAGGTTCAGTTCCACTTCGAGCACACAGTCCACTGGGACCAGGCCACCCGGCTGTCCGGGCAGGGTCATCGGCCCGGAACGGCCTGA
- a CDS encoding YcaO-like family protein, which yields MEVAEATKGYRESTHRLVPPEKTLERVLPFVPVMGITRIANVTGLDTIGIPVVMVCRPNSRSVSVAQGKGFDLIAAKVSGLMESVESLHAERISHPLKLCSLEDLRYTQAVVDVDRLPRLSDSRFTPFERILWVEGDDLMGDSPRWVPYETVHLDYTLPLPSGHGCFQASSNGLASGNHYLEATTHAICELIERDAMTLWHRLEDSEREATRVNLHTVDDPRCRELLDRFAQAGVMVAVWETTSDIGLPVFLCRILQEDSGLSQTVRPAAGMGCHLVREVALLRALTEAAQSRLTFIAGARDDMPRQGYEAFLDRQTYDAWRRVMAPSTGGRSFHDAPSYHGRSFEEDLRLLLDRLRAVGIEEVIAVDLTRPEFKIPVVRVIIPGLEGIDSSARYVPGERLRRLKGGQT from the coding sequence TTGGAAGTCGCAGAAGCAACCAAGGGCTATCGTGAGTCCACCCATCGTCTTGTCCCGCCCGAGAAGACCCTGGAGCGGGTCTTGCCGTTCGTCCCGGTCATGGGCATCACACGCATCGCAAACGTCACAGGTCTCGACACTATCGGAATCCCGGTGGTCATGGTGTGCCGGCCGAACTCGCGCTCCGTTTCCGTGGCCCAGGGCAAAGGTTTCGACCTGATCGCGGCCAAGGTCTCCGGCCTGATGGAATCGGTCGAATCCCTTCACGCCGAGCGGATCTCCCATCCGCTCAAGCTCTGCAGCCTTGAAGACCTGAGGTACACCCAAGCCGTGGTCGATGTGGATCGGCTCCCGCGGCTCTCCGACAGCCGGTTCACGCCCTTCGAGCGAATTCTCTGGGTCGAGGGCGACGACCTTATGGGCGATAGTCCGCGCTGGGTTCCCTACGAGACGGTTCACCTGGACTACACCTTGCCCCTGCCCAGCGGGCACGGCTGTTTCCAGGCCAGTTCCAACGGCCTGGCCTCTGGCAACCACTATCTGGAGGCGACCACCCACGCGATCTGCGAATTGATCGAGCGGGATGCCATGACGCTCTGGCACCGGCTTGAAGACAGCGAGCGCGAAGCGACAAGGGTCAACCTCCACACGGTCGATGACCCCCGTTGCCGCGAGTTGCTGGACCGCTTTGCGCAGGCCGGCGTCATGGTCGCGGTATGGGAAACCACAAGCGATATCGGCCTGCCGGTCTTCCTTTGCCGAATCCTCCAGGAGGATTCAGGTCTTTCGCAGACCGTCCGTCCCGCAGCCGGCATGGGCTGCCACCTGGTCCGCGAGGTCGCTTTGCTGCGTGCCCTGACGGAAGCGGCGCAGAGCCGGCTCACCTTCATCGCCGGCGCGCGCGACGACATGCCGAGGCAGGGCTACGAGGCGTTCCTCGACCGCCAGACCTACGACGCTTGGCGAAGGGTCATGGCACCCAGCACCGGCGGCCGCAGCTTCCATGATGCACCGTCCTATCACGGTCGCAGCTTCGAAGAGGATCTACGCCTGCTGCTCGACCGGCTCCGGGCCGTCGGGATAGAAGAAGTCATCGCCGTCGATCTGACCAGGCCGGAGTTCAAGATCCCCGTGGTGCGGGTCATCATTCCCGGCCTGGAGGGGATTGACAGCTCGGCACGCTACGTTCCCGGTGAGCGGCTTCGGCGCCTCAAGGGAGGCCAGACATGA
- a CDS encoding adenylate/guanylate cyclase domain-containing protein: MAVSQNYVSPSRTRGLLEGERKFATVLFADIVNSSALVADADPEEANEKLLPWLQAMVEAIDGYGGTVTQLLGDGVMALFGAPAAQEHHAIRACLAAQEIQLRCARTDEAGGVPLPVRLRVGISSGIIVTQPIRSGMLTEYRAVGDTVHLAARAEEAARPGEVLLTEETYRLVAGQVRVEPASYIRLSQASRSVRTYALQGVTITKRSMRPLESPGKPSFVGRTQDLTALSESLSRASEGHGEVFVVTGDPGVGKSRLMLEFLGTIDTGVARALKVDLEPTGVPRFDDPVARLVRSLLELEAASEPEVLAAAIAERLKSLNVGGTHAVSAILEVLGQSANDPGWETLDPPERLRVTLVTIADATRALGRKSPLVIVLEDFHWASAEVQQLGKEIAVRLDGTRVQLVLTSRTHHERPWTSWPKFAEHRIRALPSEDAARFVGSLLGNSEELGALVPKLIEKTQGNPFFIEECVRSLVERGALNGTPGGYRLVVPLDDIEIPVTVHGVLAERIDSLPRVDRQTLLCAAVIGRNFDVALLEQLLAPDDGRLADRLARLEQQGFLQRTRIVPNLEYGFRHTLTHEVAYGTLLKRDRLRLHTTVMKVLRRRPGHELPIKIELLAHHAYRAQAWAYAAAYSRRAASKAQSASRNGAAQALFTKALDAQSQMPQTERNGRRGIDIRLELAQSLFTLGRSEAVRSVLKAAETAAKALHDERRLGRICSARMLCHWVDGDLSNAIEMGRQGLEIARRLNDPQLEIQVASRLGCMLIDRGDYADARKLLEGIIPRVSEGSSHKQFGTLAAVAVGCRADLARSLGELGQFSAALKIGDEALRIADDNGHSFSQIYACLSVGTALLRKGDFARSIPLLERAHRFCMATQIKLLLPLSEASLGYALVRTGSVAQGLGYLKHAVELANKDVVLGQLSQQTVWLAEALLRAGQPEQALAHATTALDIARKNGEKGDEAWAQWALGEVYRCDSSAKPRKAAAAFNRARTLAEGCNMIPLVSHCTLALGKLQLERTACEKGRERAEEALQLYQSLDMGFYALEAKEAMVSVSTPVA; the protein is encoded by the coding sequence ATGGCTGTGAGCCAAAACTACGTCTCGCCATCCCGCACGCGTGGCCTCCTCGAGGGCGAGCGCAAGTTCGCGACCGTTCTTTTCGCCGACATCGTGAACTCCTCCGCCCTGGTGGCGGACGCCGATCCCGAGGAAGCGAACGAGAAGCTGCTACCTTGGCTGCAGGCAATGGTCGAAGCCATCGACGGCTATGGCGGGACGGTCACGCAGCTTCTGGGCGACGGGGTCATGGCATTGTTCGGCGCACCGGCGGCGCAGGAGCATCACGCGATCCGTGCCTGTCTGGCAGCGCAGGAGATTCAACTGCGCTGCGCCAGGACCGACGAAGCGGGCGGGGTACCCCTGCCCGTTCGCCTGCGGGTCGGGATCAGCTCGGGGATCATTGTCACCCAGCCGATCCGCAGCGGCATGCTGACCGAATATCGGGCCGTCGGGGACACGGTTCATCTCGCCGCACGCGCCGAGGAAGCGGCCCGGCCGGGCGAGGTCCTGCTGACCGAGGAGACCTACCGCCTCGTGGCCGGCCAGGTGCGGGTCGAGCCGGCGAGTTACATCAGGCTGAGCCAGGCCTCCCGCAGCGTTCGCACCTACGCCCTGCAGGGCGTGACCATAACCAAGCGGTCGATGCGTCCGCTCGAGAGCCCGGGCAAGCCATCCTTCGTCGGACGAACGCAGGATCTGACCGCCTTGAGCGAAAGCCTGTCTCGGGCCAGCGAGGGACATGGCGAAGTCTTCGTGGTCACCGGCGATCCCGGTGTCGGCAAATCCCGGCTGATGCTCGAGTTCCTGGGGACGATCGACACCGGCGTCGCCCGGGCCCTGAAGGTGGATCTGGAGCCGACCGGCGTGCCTCGCTTCGACGATCCCGTGGCGCGCCTGGTCCGTTCCCTGCTCGAACTCGAAGCCGCCTCCGAGCCAGAGGTACTCGCGGCAGCCATCGCTGAGCGGCTCAAGTCCCTGAACGTCGGCGGGACCCACGCCGTTTCCGCGATTCTCGAAGTGCTTGGACAGAGCGCGAACGACCCGGGCTGGGAGACCCTAGATCCGCCGGAACGCTTGCGTGTGACCCTCGTCACCATCGCCGACGCGACCCGTGCCCTCGGCCGCAAGTCGCCCCTGGTTATTGTTCTCGAGGATTTTCATTGGGCCAGCGCGGAGGTCCAGCAACTCGGCAAGGAGATCGCTGTCCGCCTGGATGGGACCCGGGTGCAACTGGTCCTGACCTCGCGGACGCATCACGAACGGCCCTGGACCAGCTGGCCGAAGTTCGCTGAACACAGGATCCGAGCCCTGCCCTCCGAGGATGCGGCTCGCTTCGTAGGATCGCTCCTGGGAAATTCGGAGGAGCTCGGCGCGCTGGTTCCAAAGCTGATCGAGAAGACCCAAGGCAACCCCTTCTTCATCGAAGAGTGCGTTCGCTCGCTGGTGGAGCGCGGGGCGCTGAACGGCACGCCCGGCGGCTACCGGCTGGTGGTGCCGCTCGACGACATCGAGATCCCGGTCACGGTCCATGGCGTCCTCGCGGAACGAATCGACAGCCTGCCGCGCGTCGACCGACAGACGCTTCTCTGTGCGGCTGTTATCGGGCGGAACTTCGACGTTGCCCTGCTAGAGCAGCTTCTGGCCCCCGACGACGGGCGTTTGGCCGATCGCCTGGCTCGACTCGAGCAGCAGGGCTTCCTGCAGCGCACGCGGATCGTGCCCAACCTGGAGTACGGGTTTCGCCATACCCTCACCCACGAGGTCGCCTACGGCACCTTGCTGAAGCGCGATCGGCTACGCTTGCACACGACGGTCATGAAGGTGCTTCGTCGCCGGCCGGGGCACGAATTGCCGATCAAGATCGAGTTGCTCGCGCACCACGCCTACCGGGCTCAGGCTTGGGCCTATGCCGCGGCCTACTCCCGCCGCGCGGCCAGCAAAGCACAATCGGCGTCGCGGAACGGCGCCGCGCAGGCGCTCTTCACGAAGGCGCTGGACGCGCAGTCGCAGATGCCGCAGACCGAGCGCAACGGCCGCAGAGGCATCGATATCCGGCTTGAGCTGGCGCAGTCGCTTTTTACACTCGGCCGATCCGAGGCGGTGCGCAGCGTCCTGAAAGCCGCCGAGACCGCCGCGAAGGCGTTGCATGACGAGCGCAGGCTCGGGCGGATCTGCTCCGCGCGCATGCTCTGCCACTGGGTCGATGGCGACCTCAGCAACGCGATCGAAATGGGCCGCCAGGGATTGGAAATCGCGCGCCGCCTCAACGACCCTCAGCTCGAGATCCAGGTCGCTTCACGGCTTGGCTGCATGCTCATCGATCGCGGCGACTATGCCGATGCGAGGAAGCTGCTTGAAGGGATCATCCCGCGAGTTTCGGAGGGCTCCTCGCACAAGCAGTTCGGCACCCTTGCGGCCGTCGCGGTCGGCTGCCGGGCCGACCTGGCGCGGTCGCTGGGCGAACTCGGACAATTCTCGGCGGCCCTCAAGATCGGCGACGAGGCGCTGCGCATTGCCGACGACAACGGACACAGCTTCAGCCAGATCTACGCTTGTCTTTCGGTCGGCACGGCTTTGCTGCGCAAAGGGGACTTCGCCCGCAGCATCCCGCTGCTCGAGCGGGCCCACAGATTCTGCATGGCAACCCAGATCAAGCTCCTGCTGCCCCTCAGCGAAGCATCGCTCGGCTACGCTCTGGTGCGCACCGGAAGCGTGGCCCAAGGCCTGGGCTACCTGAAGCATGCCGTCGAGCTTGCCAACAAGGACGTTGTGCTCGGTCAGCTGTCGCAGCAGACCGTCTGGCTGGCCGAGGCGCTGCTTCGCGCTGGCCAGCCGGAACAGGCCCTTGCCCATGCGACCACGGCCCTGGACATTGCGCGAAAGAACGGGGAGAAGGGCGACGAAGCCTGGGCGCAGTGGGCACTGGGCGAGGTCTACAGGTGTGACTCCTCCGCGAAGCCGCGCAAGGCGGCTGCCGCATTCAATCGGGCCCGCACCCTTGCGGAAGGGTGCAACATGATTCCCCTGGTCAGCCACTGCACCTTGGCACTCGGAAAGCTGCAGCTTGAGCGGACCGCGTGCGAAAAGGGGCGAGAGCGCGCCGAAGAAGCGCTCCAGCTCTACCAAAGCCTGGACATGGGTTTCTATGCTTTGGAGGCGAAAGAGGCGATGGTATCGGTCTCGACGCCGGTCGCCTAG
- the radC gene encoding DNA repair protein RadC: MAEDRSHYLGHRARLRARILDSGAESLADHEVLEFLLFGAQPRQDTKPLAKALIRRFGSLAAVLAADPAALRGVDGVGDAKIAALQVAREAAIRLAREDLRDRPILSSWERLVDYCRITLGHETVEQFRVLFLDRKNRLIADERQQKGTVDHTPVYPREVVKRALELGACALILVHNHPSGDPTPSPADIEMTRAVAAAAESLGIAVHDHLILARSGETSLRGKGLI; encoded by the coding sequence GTGGCGGAGGACCGCAGTCACTACCTTGGCCACAGGGCGCGCCTGCGGGCGCGGATCCTGGACAGCGGGGCGGAAAGCCTGGCCGACCACGAGGTCCTGGAGTTCCTGCTGTTCGGCGCCCAGCCGCGCCAGGACACCAAGCCCCTGGCCAAGGCCCTGATCCGGCGCTTCGGCAGCCTGGCCGCCGTCCTGGCGGCCGATCCCGCGGCCCTGCGCGGCGTCGACGGCGTGGGCGACGCCAAGATCGCCGCTCTGCAGGTCGCCCGCGAGGCCGCAATCCGCCTCGCCCGGGAGGACCTCAGGGACCGGCCGATCCTGTCCTCCTGGGAGCGCCTGGTCGACTATTGCCGGATCACCCTCGGGCACGAGACGGTCGAGCAGTTCCGGGTGCTCTTCCTGGACCGCAAGAACCGCCTGATCGCCGACGAGCGCCAGCAGAAGGGCACCGTGGACCACACCCCGGTCTACCCCCGGGAGGTCGTGAAACGGGCCCTGGAGCTGGGGGCCTGCGCCCTGATCCTGGTCCACAACCATCCTTCCGGGGACCCGACCCCCTCGCCCGCCGACATCGAGATGACCCGGGCCGTGGCCGCCGCCGCCGAGAGCCTGGGGATCGCCGTGCATGACCATCTGATCCTGGCCCGGTCGGGAGAAACCAGCCTCCGCGGCAAAGGCTTGATTTAA
- the map gene encoding type I methionyl aminopeptidase codes for MVQGDVAYGAFPEERRITIHGPEDFEGMRKAGRLAAETLDFITPQVQPGVTTEELDRLCHGFILDHGAIPAPLNYKGFPKSICTSVNHVVCHGIPSDRKRLVKGDAINVDVTVILDGWHGDTSRMFHVGATSVKARKLVEVTYEAMMRGIAAVRPGATLGDIGAAIQAHAEGHRFSVVRDFCGHGLGRVFHTAPSVLHYGRPGTGVVLREGMFFTIEPMINAGRPDVKILDDGWTAVTRDKSLSAQFEHSVGVTAEGCEIFTTSPKGWHQPPYET; via the coding sequence ATGGTGCAGGGCGACGTCGCCTATGGGGCCTTCCCAGAGGAGCGCCGGATCACCATTCACGGCCCCGAGGACTTCGAGGGCATGCGCAAGGCCGGCCGGCTGGCGGCGGAGACGCTCGACTTCATCACGCCGCAGGTCCAGCCGGGCGTGACCACGGAGGAGCTCGACCGGCTGTGCCACGGCTTCATCCTGGACCACGGCGCGATCCCGGCCCCGCTCAACTACAAGGGCTTTCCCAAGTCGATCTGCACCTCGGTCAACCACGTCGTCTGCCACGGCATCCCCAGCGACCGTAAGCGCCTGGTCAAGGGCGACGCGATCAACGTCGACGTCACCGTGATCCTGGACGGCTGGCATGGCGACACCAGCCGCATGTTCCACGTCGGCGCGACCAGCGTGAAGGCGCGCAAGCTGGTCGAGGTGACCTACGAAGCGATGATGAGGGGGATCGCGGCGGTCCGTCCGGGCGCAACCCTCGGCGACATCGGCGCGGCGATCCAGGCCCACGCCGAGGGGCACCGTTTCTCGGTGGTCCGGGACTTCTGCGGGCACGGCCTGGGCCGGGTCTTCCACACCGCACCCTCGGTCCTGCACTACGGCCGGCCGGGCACCGGCGTGGTCCTGCGCGAGGGCATGTTCTTCACCATCGAGCCGATGATCAACGCCGGGCGCCCGGACGTGAAGATCCTGGACGACGGCTGGACCGCTGTGACCCGGGACAAGTCGCTGTCGGCGCAGTTCGAGCACTCCGTCGGAGTCACCGCCGAGGGCTGCGAGATCTTCACGACCTCGCCCAAGGGCTGGCACCAGCCGCCTTACGAAACCTGA